CGTCGATGTCGAAGCTCAGATAAACGGGCGTGTCGCCGACGCGCTCGCGCACCTGCGCCATCAGCGGCGCAAGCGACTTGTTCCAGCATGCTTCGGCCTGCACGACGGTGAAACCCTGCTCGCGGCACCAGTCGAAATCGTCGGCGTGATAGCCGGTGCCGCGCAGGCCGATCTGCGTGACCTTGTCGCATTGCAGCAGCCCGTCTTCGACCGCGCGGCGAAACGGCGTGCCGTGCGCGATCTTCTCGCCGAACATCGTATCGTTGACGTCCGCGTGCGCATCGACATGCACGACGGCGACCTTGCCGTACTTCCGATGCAGCGCGCGCAGGATCGGCCAGGCGATCGTGTGATCGCCGCCGAGCGTGATCGGGCGGCAGCCGTTCGCGACGATCCGGTCGTACGCCGCCTCGATCCGGCGCACCGAATCCTTCAGGTCGTACGGGTTCGTCGCGACGTCGCCGATGTCGGCGACTTGCAGCGAATCGAACGGCGCGGCGCGCGTGGCCATGTTGTAGGGGCGCAGCAGCACCGATTCGGCGCGGATCTGGCGCGGGCCGAAGCGCGACCCCGAGCGGTTCGACGTGCCGAGGTCGAGCGGCACGCCGACGAAGCATGCGTCGAGGCCGTCGGTCGTGTCGGCCTGCGGCAGGCGCATCATCGTGGCGATGCCGCCAAAGCGCGGCATCTCGTTGCCGCCCATCGGTTGATTCAGTTCGCGGTGCATGGGGCGTCTCCTCTGGTCGATCGAAAGCGATCGGCCGATGGTAGAGGAGAACGCATGCGCGAAGATTTTGAAGTCGCAACGTTCACATCGACGACATTCGATGCAACGGGCGCCGCCGCATCGAGTGCGCGCAACGCGGCCGTGCGTCAGTCTGCGGCGGCGCTCGGCGCTGCGTCGTCACCCGGCACGACATCGTGCGCGTCGCCGCGCGCGGCGGCCGGCAGCGGCGCGGCCGCGCCCCACGCGACGAGCTCGCGCTTCGTGCGCACGCCAAGCTTTGCGAACGCGCGCTTCACGTACGACTCGGCCGACGCGACGCGCACGCCGAGAATCTCGGCCGTCTCGGGCACGGTCTTGCCCGACAGCAGATGCTTGCAGGTTTCGTATTCGCGCTTCGACAGCTTCACGCCGTCGGCCGCGATGCGCGCATCGAACTGCGCGAGCGGATGCACGTCGGGCGCCGGATGCGCGACGCGCCGCGCGGCGGTGGTCGACGCATGCAGCTCGAGCAGCGGAAACAGCACGTCGCTGATGCTGCGAAAGCGGTTCATCTCGGCGAGCGTGAACGGCGGCCGGTCGCGGCCGCGTTCGAGCGCGATCGAATGCTGCGCGTAGCGCGTGCCGCGCGCGAGTACGCATTCGTGGCCGATCCGCACGTCGTCGAATAGCCGCTGCCGGAATTCGCCGGGCGGAATCGCCGCGATGTCGCGCACGACGAGCATCGTGCCGGTCTTGCCGCGCAGCCCCGCGAACAGCGGATCGCTGTCGAGAAAGCGCTCGTAGTAGAGCGTCATCACGTCGGAGATTTCGGCACTCGCGGTACCGATCCCGCTGCTGCCGATCCATTCGCAGCGATAGCCGGTCGGCATCGCGCCGTCGACGCGCGAGCGTTCGACGTGCAGCACGTCGAGCGGCACCACTTCGTTCAGCAATTGCGTGAGACGCGGCACGAAATGCGGCGTGCCGACCGTTTCGATCAATTCGCCGAGTGCCTTGAACGACACGTTGAAGCGGTCGTCGTCGCGATGGAAGGGGTTCACGTTCAGCAGCATGCGGTCCCCCGATGAAAAGCCTGCGGAAAAAGCGCGCGGATTTTAGCGTCCGCCGCGCGAAACGTCAGTAAGGGGAAATACCGGCGCGCGCGATCGGCGTGCGCGCCGCAAAACGCGGTTTGTCCCCCCTGCAGGGGGGCATACCGGCGCAGTGTAAATCGGTAACTTCGTCTCTGCTTTTTCAAACGAGAGACGAAAGATTCAGATGACCAAACTGATCAAGGACATTCTGCCGCTCGGCGCAGGCGTAGGCGAATTCACGAAGCTCGACTTCGGGATGGACGAAAGCGACTGGCGTGCGGCCGAAGGCAAGGGCGGCAACTACATCGTCGGCTGGTGGGAAGGGAAGGTCGGCGCGGTCGACTTTCCCGAAACCGCCGCGGACGAGGCCGTATGGCTCGTCGAAGGCCGCATCGCGCTGACCGACGTCGAAGGCAACCGCAAGGAGTTCGCGCGGGGCGAAGGCTATCTGCTGCCGGCCGGCTTCGCGGGTCGCTGGGAGACCCTCGAGGACGCCAAGAAGTTCTACGTGCTGCTCGAGAAGTCGTGATGTCCGCATCGGTCGCCGCGTGGCCGTCGTCCGTGTGACGCGCGCGCGGCGGCCGATGCATTTTCGATCGTCCGCACTGCGAAGCGGGTCGTGCCCGGGGCGGCAGCGGCACGCGCGTACCGCGTGCGGGACGACACGGGCGCAATCGCGCGGGAGCGCTGGAATCATGGAAATGGAAGTCAACGAAGCAAAACGGACCGTGCCGGAACCGCCGCACGCGAGGCGCGACGCGCCGGCCGCACTGAGCGTCGAACAGGCGCTCGAGCACACGAAGCTCTCTCCGTACTGGCTCGACAACCCGGCCGCGCCGGCGGCGGAGCCTGCATTGTCGGGCGACGTGACGGCCGACCTGCTGATCGTCGGCGGCGGCTTTACGGGGCTGTGGTCGGCCGTGCAGGCGAAGGAGCAGATGCCGCATCTGAACGTCGTGCTCATCGAGGCGGGCAAGGTTGCGCACGGCGCGTCGGGGCGCGCGGGCGGAATCATCTCGACATCGGTGATGCACGGGCTGCCGAATGCGGTACGCGTGTTTCCGAACGACATCGCGCAGCTCGAGGCGTTCGGCCATCGCAATCTCGACGGCTTCGAGGAAACGCTGAAGCGCTACGACATCGACGCCGACGTCGAATGGAACGGCGAGATGACGGTCGCGGTCGATCCGGACCACATCGCGCATCTGCAGGGCGACTACGAGTTGCATCGCGCATACGGCCACGATGTCGTGCTGCTCGATCGCGACGAGACGCTCG
The sequence above is a segment of the Burkholderia multivorans ATCC BAA-247 genome. Coding sequences within it:
- a CDS encoding helix-turn-helix transcriptional regulator; the protein is MLLNVNPFHRDDDRFNVSFKALGELIETVGTPHFVPRLTQLLNEVVPLDVLHVERSRVDGAMPTGYRCEWIGSSGIGTASAEISDVMTLYYERFLDSDPLFAGLRGKTGTMLVVRDIAAIPPGEFRQRLFDDVRIGHECVLARGTRYAQHSIALERGRDRPPFTLAEMNRFRSISDVLFPLLELHASTTAARRVAHPAPDVHPLAQFDARIAADGVKLSKREYETCKHLLSGKTVPETAEILGVRVASAESYVKRAFAKLGVRTKRELVAWGAAAPLPAAARGDAHDVVPGDDAAPSAAAD
- the speB gene encoding agmatinase; its protein translation is MHRELNQPMGGNEMPRFGGIATMMRLPQADTTDGLDACFVGVPLDLGTSNRSGSRFGPRQIRAESVLLRPYNMATRAAPFDSLQVADIGDVATNPYDLKDSVRRIEAAYDRIVANGCRPITLGGDHTIAWPILRALHRKYGKVAVVHVDAHADVNDTMFGEKIAHGTPFRRAVEDGLLQCDKVTQIGLRGTGYHADDFDWCREQGFTVVQAEACWNKSLAPLMAQVRERVGDTPVYLSFDIDGLDPSFAPGTGTPEIGGLSVQQGLEIVRGMKGLNIVGADLVEVSPPYDPAGTTALVGANLAFEMLCVMPGVAYR
- a CDS encoding cupin domain-containing protein; the protein is MTKLIKDILPLGAGVGEFTKLDFGMDESDWRAAEGKGGNYIVGWWEGKVGAVDFPETAADEAVWLVEGRIALTDVEGNRKEFARGEGYLLPAGFAGRWETLEDAKKFYVLLEKS